Proteins encoded together in one Bacillus marinisedimentorum window:
- a CDS encoding TVP38/TMEM64 family protein translates to MANTAKAKKGSPLKLLAVIGAIAAVFLIAWQTGILEQLKDVKAMQAWFEGFGVFGYIVFLLVFVAVAVFMLPASLLTIVAGITFGSIKGGLLALIGATIGAMAAFLIAKYVARGIIVNKFKDNAVFKKIDQGVEKNGESFLILTRLVPVFPYNVQNYAYGVTSLSFVKFSIVSLITMAPGAFIYAYMAGQIVAEGFSTKLLLEFAAAGTILFLVSLIPKYIAKKKGINMEELKQ, encoded by the coding sequence ATGGCAAATACAGCAAAGGCAAAAAAAGGCAGCCCGCTTAAGCTTCTGGCCGTAATCGGAGCAATCGCCGCCGTATTCCTGATTGCCTGGCAGACGGGAATCCTCGAACAGTTGAAGGATGTAAAAGCGATGCAGGCCTGGTTTGAAGGCTTTGGGGTCTTCGGATATATTGTATTCTTGCTCGTATTCGTAGCAGTAGCGGTATTCATGCTTCCGGCATCACTCTTGACCATTGTGGCCGGCATCACGTTTGGTTCAATCAAAGGCGGCTTGCTCGCCTTGATCGGCGCAACAATCGGCGCAATGGCCGCTTTCTTGATTGCGAAGTACGTGGCAAGAGGTATAATCGTCAATAAGTTTAAAGACAATGCGGTTTTCAAAAAGATTGACCAGGGCGTTGAGAAAAATGGTGAAAGCTTCTTGATTCTGACCCGCCTGGTACCGGTATTCCCGTACAACGTCCAGAACTATGCGTACGGCGTAACGAGCCTATCCTTTGTTAAATTTTCTATCGTTTCATTGATCACCATGGCTCCTGGCGCATTCATTTACGCATACATGGCCGGCCAAATCGTAGCTGAAGGTTTCTCTACTAAACTTCTGCTTGAATTTGCGGCAGCTGGCACCATCCTGTTCCTTGTATCTTTGATTCCAAAGTATATCGCCAAGAAAAAAGGAATCAATATGGAAGAACTTAAACAGTAG